Proteins encoded in a region of the Anopheles aquasalis chromosome 2, idAnoAquaMG_Q_19, whole genome shotgun sequence genome:
- the LOC126581767 gene encoding uncharacterized protein LOC126581767, producing the protein MYLVNRIRDIVTVPVSPKYLRISAILIAIYKVLVAHVLLFVMLLGLAHAQEMSTILQMSIADQKDSEYIWTTSEQEEAINEWRFKSAEKLASVTLCMLYIGTTLATIYVLSCLGLLIGTLRNRHEFFIPWMVVDFFGTLVSASIMLAVAYNKSTYQFVSKWQYWGFCAVTTAFNVVIWLVIRMFYKNLVHMTKLREVAIVAIPCPATSLPPSTGAVSSKTANGLARPPYHYRRENMHLSDGGLKHILFDANEANYLV; encoded by the exons ATGTATCTCGTAAATCGCATCCGCGATATCGTAACCGTGCCGGTATCACCGAAGTATCTACGCATATCGGCCATTCTTATCGCCATCTATAAGGTG CTTGTGGCGCACGTTTTGCTGTTCGTGATGCTGCTCGGACTGGCGCACGCCCAAGAGATGAGCACCATCCTGCAGATGAGTATCGCGGACCAGAAGGATAGCGAGTACATCTGGACCACCAGCGAACAGGAAGAGGCGATCAACGAGTGGCGCTTCAAGTCGGCGGAAAAGCTTGCTTCCG TGACACTGTGCATGCTGTACATCGGTACCACGCTGGCCACCATCTACGTGCTGAGCTGCCTGGGACTGCTGATCGGAACCCTACGCAACCGGCACGAGTTCTTCATCCCGTGGATGGTGGTCGACTTTTTCGGCACGCTCGTATCCGCTTCCATCATGCTGGCGGTGGCCTACAACAAATCGACCTATCAGTTCGTCTCCAAGTGGCAATACT GGGGTTTCTGTGCCGTGACCACTGCCTTCAACGTCGTCATCTGGTTGGTGATCCGTATGTTCTACAAGAACCTGGTACACATGACGAAGCTGCGCGAAGTTGCGATTGTGGCCATTCCCTGCCCGGCGACCAGCCTGCCACCTTCGACCGGTGCAGTTAGCAGCAAGACGGCCAACGGGCTGGCAAGGCCACCGTACCACTACCGCCGGGAGAACATGCACCTCAGCGACGGTGGACTGAAGCACATTCTCTTCGATGCCAACGAGGCCAACTACCTGGTCTAA